From Deltaproteobacteria bacterium, one genomic window encodes:
- a CDS encoding transporter substrate-binding domain-containing protein gives MFRLASVLCALALFATPARADDAKPTADDAAAPGAADVQDAPLDRTTGQAQKPRSLAEIKQSGYIRILVRNNSTSFFIYRGHRMGFDYELGKRLAQQLGIRAQFVVPRSWDDIIPALLRGEGDVIAGEMTVTPERSKQVRFAEPYLTTTEVVVTRKGGPAIAKPEDLAGKTVSVRRSSSYWETLSTLSDKLKASGKPAITLTPAPEDAETDDLLDQVEHGELAITVADALIAHQVAAAMDRLVVGPALTDARNLAWAVRPDQQDLAGEVDKLFKAEKKEPEFNILKRKYFEDDRDARKRVDATQGGNGGSLSAYDPVIQKAAAKYGYDWRLVAAQIYQESRFDPHRKSWCGAQGLFQIMPTTAKELGIQDPYDPQQGVEGGLKYMARLTKHFEDVPDSVERYKLALAGYNCGPGHVDDARKLLRDKGQKAETWEQVRVAMLELSKEKVHGGTHYGYCRCTEPVDYVRHITERYDGYRQLIPEAKAK, from the coding sequence GTGTTCCGACTCGCTTCCGTGCTCTGCGCGCTGGCGCTCTTCGCCACACCCGCACGCGCCGACGATGCCAAGCCCACTGCCGACGACGCCGCCGCACCAGGCGCCGCCGACGTCCAGGACGCCCCGCTCGACCGCACCACCGGCCAGGCCCAGAAGCCCCGCTCCCTCGCCGAAATCAAACAATCTGGTTACATCCGCATCCTGGTGCGCAACAACAGCACCAGCTTCTTCATCTACCGCGGCCACCGCATGGGCTTCGACTACGAGCTCGGCAAGCGCCTGGCCCAGCAGCTCGGCATCCGCGCCCAGTTCGTGGTCCCCAGAAGCTGGGACGACATCATCCCCGCGCTGCTCCGCGGCGAAGGCGACGTCATCGCCGGCGAGATGACCGTCACCCCCGAGCGCAGCAAGCAGGTCCGCTTCGCCGAGCCGTACCTCACCACGACTGAAGTGGTCGTGACGCGGAAGGGCGGCCCCGCCATCGCCAAGCCCGAGGATCTCGCGGGCAAGACGGTGAGCGTGCGCAGGTCGTCGAGCTACTGGGAGACGCTCAGCACCCTCAGCGACAAGCTCAAGGCCTCGGGCAAGCCGGCGATCACCCTCACGCCCGCGCCCGAAGACGCCGAGACCGACGACCTGCTCGACCAGGTGGAGCACGGCGAGCTCGCGATCACCGTCGCGGACGCGCTCATCGCCCACCAGGTGGCCGCGGCCATGGACAGGCTGGTGGTCGGCCCGGCGCTCACCGACGCGCGCAACCTCGCGTGGGCGGTGCGGCCGGATCAGCAGGATCTCGCCGGCGAGGTGGACAAGCTCTTCAAGGCCGAGAAGAAGGAGCCCGAGTTCAACATCCTCAAGCGCAAGTACTTCGAGGACGACCGCGACGCCAGGAAGCGTGTGGACGCCACCCAGGGCGGCAACGGCGGCTCGCTGTCGGCATACGACCCCGTGATCCAGAAGGCCGCGGCAAAGTACGGCTACGACTGGCGGCTGGTGGCGGCGCAGATCTACCAGGAGTCGCGCTTCGACCCGCACCGCAAGAGCTGGTGTGGCGCCCAGGGCCTCTTCCAGATCATGCCCACCACGGCGAAGGAGCTGGGCATCCAGGATCCGTACGATCCGCAGCAGGGCGTCGAGGGCGGGCTGAAGTACATGGCCCGGCTCACCAAGCACTTCGAGGACGTGCCGGATTCGGTCGAGCGCTACAAGCTCGCGCTCGCGGGCTACAACTGCGGCCCGGGCCACGTCGACGACGCGCGCAAGCTGCTGCGCGACAAAGGTCAGAAGGCGGAGACCTGGGAGCAGGTGCGCGTGGCCATGCTGGAGCTCTCGAAAGAGAAGGTGCACGGCGGCACGCACTACGGCTACTGCCGCTGCACCGAGCCTGTGGACTACGTGCGCCACATCACCGAGCGCTACGACGGCTACCGGCAGCTCATCCCCGAGGCGAAGGCGAAGTAG